The following are encoded together in the Xanthomonas sacchari genome:
- the ligA gene encoding NAD-dependent DNA ligase LigA: protein MTVTPDPQQRVADLRQRIDDANHRYYVLDDASIPDAEYDALMRELEALEAAHPELASADSPTRKVGARPDGGFPEVRHAIPMLSLANAFETPGVAEDADDRTRFAEVADFERRIERELELAAPVFSVEPKLDGLAISLRYEDGVFVQGATRGDGSTGEDVTANLRQVRSVPLKLRDLGVPPPAVLEVRGEIYMPRAAFAAWNAQALERNEKLLANPRNGAAGSLRQLDPAVTRRRPLAFFAYSVGEVRGLELPETHSQTLQLLRDYGFPVAPEADTATGFDGLIAYFRRIGAARDTLPYDIDGVVYKLDDYDQQQAMGFVSRAPRWALAHKFPAQEQSTVLRAIEVQIGRTGAVTPVARLEPVQVAGVTVTNATLHNADQIARLDVREGDTVIVRRAGDVIPEVVRVIEERRPPGTAPWTMPATCPVCGSELVKEEDAVAWRCSGGLACAAQRKEAVRHFASRRAMDIEGLGERQADALVEFGFVQSLADLYALSVEDLVRMKTALDAVTAADLLQALEDSKGALALDAAGRAALEDAAMPWRRADFLRAHLTVDLGGKLASKWAENLVAGIDASRATTLPRFLFALGIPHLGETTAKALAYWLGSLAFVRSTPAVLLQALPDIGGEVARSIATFFEQPGNAAVVDALIAAGIRFSDEGAPPAELRERLDLAHLLGTLPVDKLGGKSAQRLAATYGTLHALLGANESGWTGAGLSTAGAANLAAYLADPLQKQALLDAEAAMQRLLDAAPAQTRRRAGPLDGQTAVLTGTLTALTRDEAKARLEALGAKVAGSVSKKTAFVVAGEAAGSKLDKAQELGVAVWDEAQLLAFLQAQEQGA, encoded by the coding sequence ATGACCGTCACTCCCGATCCCCAGCAGCGTGTCGCCGACTTGCGTCAGCGCATCGACGACGCCAACCATCGCTACTACGTGCTCGACGACGCGTCGATTCCCGATGCCGAGTACGACGCGCTGATGCGCGAGTTGGAGGCGCTGGAAGCCGCGCACCCGGAGCTGGCCAGCGCGGATTCGCCGACGCGCAAGGTCGGCGCGCGGCCGGACGGCGGCTTTCCCGAGGTGCGCCACGCGATCCCGATGCTCTCGCTGGCCAATGCCTTCGAAACCCCGGGCGTGGCCGAGGACGCCGACGACCGCACGCGCTTCGCCGAGGTCGCCGATTTCGAGCGCCGTATCGAGCGCGAACTCGAACTGGCCGCGCCGGTGTTCTCGGTGGAGCCGAAACTCGATGGCCTGGCGATCAGCCTGCGCTACGAGGACGGCGTGTTCGTGCAGGGCGCCACCCGCGGCGACGGCAGCACCGGCGAGGACGTCACCGCCAACCTGCGCCAGGTACGTTCGGTGCCGCTGAAGCTGCGCGACCTCGGCGTGCCGCCGCCGGCGGTGCTGGAAGTGCGCGGCGAGATCTACATGCCGCGCGCCGCCTTCGCCGCGTGGAACGCGCAGGCGCTGGAGCGCAACGAGAAGCTGCTGGCCAATCCGCGCAACGGCGCCGCCGGCTCGCTGCGCCAGCTTGATCCGGCGGTGACCCGGCGCCGGCCGCTGGCATTCTTCGCCTACTCGGTGGGCGAGGTGCGCGGCCTGGAACTGCCCGAAACCCATTCGCAGACCCTGCAACTGCTGCGCGACTACGGCTTCCCCGTCGCTCCGGAGGCGGACACCGCCACCGGCTTCGACGGCCTGATCGCCTATTTCCGCCGCATCGGCGCCGCCCGCGACACCTTGCCGTACGACATCGACGGCGTGGTCTACAAGCTCGACGACTACGACCAGCAACAGGCCATGGGCTTCGTTTCGCGTGCGCCGCGCTGGGCGCTGGCGCACAAGTTCCCGGCGCAGGAACAATCCACCGTGCTGCGCGCGATCGAAGTGCAGATCGGCCGCACCGGCGCGGTCACCCCGGTGGCGCGGCTGGAGCCGGTGCAGGTCGCCGGAGTCACCGTCACCAACGCCACCTTGCACAACGCCGACCAGATCGCGCGGCTGGATGTGCGCGAGGGCGACACCGTGATCGTGCGCCGCGCCGGCGACGTGATCCCGGAAGTGGTGCGGGTGATCGAGGAACGGCGTCCGCCGGGGACCGCGCCGTGGACGATGCCGGCGACCTGCCCGGTGTGTGGCTCCGAGCTGGTCAAGGAAGAGGACGCGGTGGCCTGGCGCTGCAGCGGCGGCCTGGCCTGTGCGGCGCAGCGCAAGGAGGCCGTGCGGCACTTCGCCTCGCGCCGCGCCATGGACATCGAAGGCCTGGGCGAGCGCCAGGCCGATGCCCTGGTCGAGTTCGGCTTCGTGCAGTCGCTCGCCGACCTGTACGCCTTGAGCGTGGAGGATCTGGTACGGATGAAGACCGCGCTGGACGCGGTCACCGCCGCCGACCTGCTGCAGGCGCTGGAGGACAGCAAGGGCGCGTTGGCGCTGGATGCGGCCGGCCGCGCCGCACTCGAGGACGCGGCCATGCCGTGGCGGCGCGCCGACTTCCTGCGCGCGCATCTCACGGTGGACCTGGGCGGCAAGCTGGCGAGCAAGTGGGCGGAAAACCTGGTCGCCGGCATCGACGCCAGCCGCGCCACCACGCTGCCGCGCTTCCTGTTCGCGCTGGGCATTCCGCACCTGGGCGAGACCACGGCCAAGGCGCTTGCCTACTGGCTGGGCTCGCTGGCATTCGTGCGCAGCACCCCCGCGGTGCTGCTGCAGGCCTTGCCGGACATCGGCGGCGAGGTGGCGCGCTCGATCGCCACGTTCTTCGAGCAGCCCGGCAACGCCGCGGTGGTCGATGCGCTGATCGCCGCCGGCATTCGCTTTTCCGACGAGGGCGCACCGCCTGCGGAACTGCGCGAGCGCCTGGACCTGGCGCATCTGCTCGGCACGCTGCCGGTGGACAAGCTCGGCGGCAAGAGCGCGCAGCGCCTGGCCGCCACCTACGGCACGTTGCACGCGTTGCTGGGCGCCAACGAAAGCGGCTGGACCGGCGCCGGCCTGTCCACGGCCGGCGCCGCCAACCTGGCCGCGTACCTGGCCGATCCGCTGCAGAAGCAGGCGCTCCTGGATGCCGAGGCGGCGATGCAACGCCTGCTCGACGCCGCTCCGGCGCAGACCCGGCGCCGCGCCGGCCCGCTGGACGGGCAGACCGCGGTGCTGACCGGCACGCTGACCGCGCTGACCCGCGACGAGGCCAAGGCACGCCTGGAGGCGCTGGGTGCCAAGGTGGCCGGCAGCGTGTCGAAGAAGACCGCGTTCGTGGTCGCCGGCGAGGCCGCCGGTTCCAAGCTCGACAAGGCGCAGGAGCTGGGCGTGGCGGTGTGGGACGAGGCGCAGTTGCTGGCGTTCCTGCAAGCGCAGGAGCAGGGCGCATGA